DNA from Chitinophaga pendula:
AAAGAATACCCCATCTACTGCCGTAAAAAAGGCAGCCTCGAAGCAGAAGAAGAGGTCATACTGAACGTCAACGAACTGGCTAAAGGACATAACTACTACCAGATCGCAGGCCTTAACATCAGTCCTGATAGTAAACTGCTGGCATTTGGAGTAGACACCGTAAGCCGTAGAAAATATACCTTGTATGTCAAAAACCTGGAAACAGGAGAGCTGCATAAAGATGCCATTCCGGAAACAACGGGTGGTGTAGCCTGGATGAATGATAACAAAACATTCTTCTACAGCCGCAAAAATCCCGAAACATTACGTACTGAAAGGATCTGTAAACACATCCTGGGTACAGACGATAAAGCCGATAAAGACGTGTATTTCGAAAAGGATGAGACGTTCAACACCTTCGTCTACCGCTCAAAATCGGGTAAATATATATTTATCGGTAACCACAGCACGTTGTCTTCCGAATACCGGATACTCGACGCCGACAAACCAGATGGCAGCTTCCGCATATTCCAGCCTAGAGAAAAAGATATGCTGTATGATATAGACCATAAAGACGACAAATTCTATATCGTTACCAACTGGGAAGCCCAGAACTTCAGACTAATGGAAAGTACGCTGGAGAAAACCTCCCGTGAACATTGGAAGGAAGTGATCGCACACCGTTCCGATGTGCTGCTCGAAGATATCACCCTCTTCCGCGACTTTATGGTACTGAGCGAACGTCGTAACGGACTGACACAATTACGTATACGCGATACACGTAACGGACAGGAACATTACCTGCATTTTGAAGAACCGGCCTACGTTGCCGCCGTATCCGTAAATCCCGAATTTGATACCAAACAACTGCGTTTCTCTTATACTTCACTCACGACACCTTTGTCTACCTACGATTATAACATGGAGACCAAAGAACGCGAATTGAAAAAGAGACAGGAAGTACTGGGGGGCTACGATCCCAAAAACTATATCACAGAACGTCTCTACGCCACCGCTAAAGATGGTACCAAAGTGCCTATCTCTTTAGTATACAAAAAAGGGTTTGAGAAAAATGGTAAACATCCGCTGTTGCTGTATGCATATGGTTCTTATGGTCATAGCACAGATCCCGGTTTCAACTCTAACCGCCTCAGCCTGCTGGACCGCGGCTTCGCATATGCCATCGCGCATATCCGTGGCGGACAGGAAATGGGACGCCAATGGTATGAAGATGGTAAGATGTTTAAGAAAAAGAACACCTTCACCGACTTCATCGACTGCGCCGAATTCCTGATCGCACAGCAATTCACTTCGAAAGAACACCTCTATGCCTACGGCGGTAGCGCAGGTGGCCTCTTGATGGGCGCAGTAATCAATATGCGCCCCGACCTCTGGCATGGTATCCTGGCCGCAGTGCCCTTCGTCGATGTAGTAACCACCATGCTCGATGAAAGCATCCCCCTCACCACAGGAGAATTTGACGAATGGGGTAATCCTAAGAACAAAGACTCCTATGAATACATGAAGTCTTATTCGCCATATGACAACGTCGAAGCAAAAGCATATCCTAATATGCTGGTGACAACAGGGCTGCACGACTCACAAGTGCAGTACTGGGAACCTGCCAAATGGGTAGCTAAATTGCGCGAACTGAAAACAGATCATAATCTCCTGCTCCTCCATACAGATATGGAGGCAGGTCACGGTGGCGCTTCCGGACGTTTTAAACCCCTGGAAGAGGTCGCATTGCAATATACTTTCCTGCTTTCCCTGGAAGGCAAAGAGTAAATAAAATGACCACTGAAAGAATAGCAGATGCCCCGGGAGTAAGATCTTCCGGGGTATCGTTTTCAAGTGAAGACCTGAATGCCCAACAATTACCGCCGGGTGTGGGAGCACCATCTGGATACCCCTTCAAAAATGAGAGCAGCCCCGGTGACAGCCGCCGCCGCTTTCCCCGATACCATACTGGCCGAAATCGTCCACTTCCCGGAAGCCAGGTTTGCAAACGTCCTGATACGTGCCCGGCTACGTAAAGACGAAATACCGTATATTGGGTATCCGGTGCCCCGTCCGATCAACAGATCCCCGTGTCAGACCTCCTGGTGTTGGTAGTCAATAACGAAGTGATCCTGAGAAGTAAGCGGTTGAATAAAAGAGTAATACCCCGGTTAAGTTCTGCGCATAATTATTTGTACAACAGCCTGCCCATCTACCGCTTCCTTTGCGAACAGCAGCATACAGGAGCCGGTGCCCTATACAGGAATTGGGGTGTATTAGAGCGCAGGGCAAGACTCCCCAGGATCACCTGCAAACGTATGATCCTCGACAGGCTGTTCGTCGCTAAACAACGAAAACATGAACGGGTAGTATACTCTTCATGGAAAAATATTATTTATCACAAACTGCATTGGCAGGACAGCACAAATAATGGCATTTACAACCTATCAGCAACTGGATGCAATGGACTGCGGGCCTACCTGCCTGCGGATGGTCGCCAAACACTATGGCCGCAGTTATTCATTGGAATACCTACGCCAACAGTCCCATATCACAAGAGAAGGCGTATCTGTGTTAGGCATCTCCGAGGCTGCAGAAAAGATCGGATTCCGCACACTTGCCGTACGCATCAGCTTCGAACAACTGGACGAAAATATACAACTACCCTGTATCCTCCACTGGAACCAGAACCACTTTGTAGTACTACCCCCCCAGGATTATGATCGTCATAAACCTAAAGCAAAGATACAAGTGGCCGATCCGGGATATGGAATGGTAAAAGTAGATAAGGAAACTTTTCTTCGCTGCTGGCAGGGAAAAAACAACACAGGTGTCGCATTGATACTGGAGCCTACTGCAGACTTTTATGCACAGCAGGGACAAGCAAAAAACAGTACCGGCTTCCGCTTCCTGTTTCGCTACCTGCGCCCCTACCGTAAATATATTGTACAGCTGTTCCTCAGCATTATCATTGCCAGCGTACTCTCGCTGATAGCCCCTTTCCTTACTCAAAGCCTGGTAGACTACGGTATTAATCGCCAGGACATGAACTTTGTCTACCTGGTGCTGATCTCGCAATTGGGCGTTTTCGTCGGCACCACCGCCATTGAGATGATACGCAGCTGGATACTACTGCACATGAACAGCCGTATCAACATCAATATCATATCCGACTTTCTCATCAAACTGATGAAACTACCCATACGATTCTTTGATACCAAAATGGTGGGCGACATACACCAGCGT
Protein-coding regions in this window:
- a CDS encoding S9 family peptidase, with amino-acid sequence MKLIPGTMLLLGAMTLAACNQKKGTMTDNKETITPPTAEKIKKELTEHGDTRIDNYYWMNDREDPKVIAYLQAENKYLDTIMKPHEKLKGKLFEEMKGRIMETDVSAPYLKSGYYYYTRFEQGKEYPIYCRKKGSLEAEEEVILNVNELAKGHNYYQIAGLNISPDSKLLAFGVDTVSRRKYTLYVKNLETGELHKDAIPETTGGVAWMNDNKTFFYSRKNPETLRTERICKHILGTDDKADKDVYFEKDETFNTFVYRSKSGKYIFIGNHSTLSSEYRILDADKPDGSFRIFQPREKDMLYDIDHKDDKFYIVTNWEAQNFRLMESTLEKTSREHWKEVIAHRSDVLLEDITLFRDFMVLSERRNGLTQLRIRDTRNGQEHYLHFEEPAYVAAVSVNPEFDTKQLRFSYTSLTTPLSTYDYNMETKERELKKRQEVLGGYDPKNYITERLYATAKDGTKVPISLVYKKGFEKNGKHPLLLYAYGSYGHSTDPGFNSNRLSLLDRGFAYAIAHIRGGQEMGRQWYEDGKMFKKKNTFTDFIDCAEFLIAQQFTSKEHLYAYGGSAGGLLMGAVINMRPDLWHGILAAVPFVDVVTTMLDESIPLTTGEFDEWGNPKNKDSYEYMKSYSPYDNVEAKAYPNMLVTTGLHDSQVQYWEPAKWVAKLRELKTDHNLLLLHTDMEAGHGGASGRFKPLEEVALQYTFLLSLEGKE